TTCACATCAAGTCCACTTATTTAGCAGCCTTCTTATAGATCACAAGTGGGGAACTCCAAGTGtccagggccggtgtcctgcaggttctagatacctgaatcaaatgattagttcataaccagacctctggagaacttcaagacatttaaatcagctgtgttggatcaaggacacatctaagacCTGCAGGACACAGGCCctggaggcctggagttccccacccctggtttAGTAACTACCTGCAATAGCAAACCTTTTTCTTAATGTCACGGAAGTCAGAATGCAGTAAATGGATGGGCTGCTACTTAAAGAACACCTTAATACTCAATGTGAGCACTCGAAGCACTTTCTCCTACAATGAGACGCCTCATTCACCCAGTCGCACACACTCATAGTGCTTTTATCTGTGCCCAAGTACTGTCcgaccgacacacacacacacacacacacacacacacacacacacacacacacacagtgcatccatcggagtgtctCAGGGTTCAGTATGTTGCCCAATGATACTTCAACTCTTGGACAGTAGGAGCTGGCAATCATCCCGATTGGTCGATGACTCCACCAGCCACAAATTGTTTAATGCCCACATGTGCTCACGTCCGCAGGTCGACCCAGAAAAACAGACTGTGGATAGCAGCATATGCTGAGCGTTTCCTACATGGAGGGATTTTATCTCCCTCTTCTTGATTTTTCCTCTTTAAAGgcaataaaacaaagttttgCACCACTCTGCAGATTTATCACATTGactttattgtgaaaaataagGGTGTCTACTTCTATACATTTGAGCCGTTCCATCCACAGTCAAGCTGTCAGCAGCTAACGCTTCCTCCTGGGCTGTTCGACAGAAAGACATTATTATGTGGTAATAAGATATAAGCACAGCCCTCTTACTGCCACACACACGTTCAATGACATACACAATTTAACAGAAGTGGGATACGCCCGACTCAGAGCGTCCTGtcagcacagaaacacaggaCAGTCCCGACCAGTGGAACGCTCTCAGGACCAGCATCCCACCACGGTGCACAGCAGCCAGCGCAGCCTGCAGAGAAACCGAAGAACGAGTCCTGTGCAGCCTCGGGGAGCAGACGTGCCGCAGTTCACTTCTTCTTGCCTGCTCTCTTCCCCTCTCCTTTTTTTGGCGTCCCTTTTCCTCTCAGTTTCCTCAGACGACGCATCTCCTCCTTGAAGTCTTCATGCTCATCTCTAAAACAAATTAAGGATTTGATTAGACACAGTTTTTACTTCTGCCATACTTACATGCACTTCATCTTATGGGTTTCACTGTTTTTCACATGAGATCTCTTCAGAAAGTTATCAAACCATCACTCAGGACTTTCTGGTGAAGCAGATGAAAGCCACTTTGAATAAGTGTACAGGACATCTCTGCAGACTTTACCTGCACGGGTATGTAACATAACAGCTACCCGAGTATATCTGTGACCCATTTGAACTTTTTGTTTCCCACTGGGAGTGATCACTAAAGGCAGTAAGGGTGTGGAGGCAGCAGAGGGCTGTGAGCTAAACCTGGTGGAGGAGTGGTGCAGCTAATTTGCTCCCTCCAGGCTGCTCACTGGTCGTCTGTCACATTCAGTGGACTGGTGGACATTAAATGGACACACAATCATACAGTGAAGCAGgtttatctaacattcacactctgatggacgGATCGGGGGCAACCGGGGTTCAGTGGGACACTTTGACACATGGACATGAGGAGCTGGGGATCGTTTCCTCGACCTCCCAACTGGTAAATGACCCACTCTCCCATCACTGAGCCACAACCAGTCACTTAAACACAATGATGTTCTTCATTCTTCTCCACACATCTTGTGCTGTTAGCTAGTAGTCCTTGTATTTCTTCAGCTTCGCCTTCAGCTCATGCTGGACCCTCCTCAGTGGGAGCCTGACCTGGAAGCTTTAAGCCAGGGATGGGATCTAGATatcacacctgaatcaaatgatgagttcattaccaggcctctggagaccttcaagacatgctgaggaggtcatttagccgtttaaatcagctgacgcatctaaaacctgcaggacgccCGGAGTTGGACACTCCTGATCTGAGCAGTTAAACATGTCTTTAAGGGAAGTAATGAGCCAAAGCTTCTTGTTCACAGAGCAACATACAGCCCTGAGATGGTAAGATGGTGTAGTTACACACAAATGTGATATACTCTGTCATACAGCTTATTAATGTCCTCTCAATGTGGTTTACAAAGTTTATTCCAGCACGTGGACCCCTGCAGTGCCTCAGCAGCTTCAAATAGCCAGCCTAATAACTCCAGTGACACTGTACGCTTTAGCAGCATTACCACACAGCATGTCTCGTTCTCTGTTCTAGTGCACACTCAACTTATTGTTGTCTAGTGAGGCGTGGTTAAAATCCCCACTGGTAACCATGAGACATTTTCCATAATAGGATAAATGATGACACCTCCACATCACATGATCTTTGaatgcacacaaagaaacaaaaccccTGATGAATAATACAGCAAATCATTTGGATACAATCAGTTCAATATCTGGGccacagaaacatttcatcacaaaacagaataaataacaaaaaaaaatgcatatctaGTAACAAGGTAATTAGTAATTAAGAATAATTAAGTGATTAAAAACTAGTGGGAAGTGTGGGAGTGGCAGGATGTTGTCAGGCTGCACAGCTCCATGGTAGGAAAGCCTGCTCCAGTGAGCAGTGGGTCAGCACGAGGCCACGCCGACGCTGAGAAACAAGAACTCGTCGAGTTACAGTCCAGACGTGAACCACACTTTACATTATTAACATTTATGGATAGAATCGAAGATGCCGTCCAATATGCCAAAatcaaagaaagcaaaaaccCCTCTTCTTCAGACTTACCCATGATGACCTTTAAAATATTGCATTCAGCGTCTTATACTTTGTAAATGagtcatttcagtttttaacaAAAAGGCAAAGCAGTCAGAGTACTTTCTGAAGCAACTGCAGTTCACATTTCCCCCATTTATAAGTCACTTCAAATTCTTTCTGAAGTAATAAATAGTTGCTGATAAATTTCAGAGGCACCGACAGAGGCAGAGGGCGGAGCTTGGATCTCTCTCGGATTCCGGCCTTCATTTCCTGGTtatcttttttggttttggaaacaatgTAACTGCTCCTGCACTGACATACTTATTGTATGTTACAGTGTTTCATGCtgaatttcaattatttataaaatgtatttcaaacaaaacattttagcgTGCAtattcatatttgtttgttgtttaatcAGGATGATCCTCAGTAATCAGTTCATTATCACAGCTAcactgtaatgtaattacatttttaaagggagaaaatgacaacagtgggatttgttttacatttttttgtaaatcccacaaaaaatgaaaataaatgaactttCAAACTCTTAAAACTGTGTTTCGGCAGCAcaactgtgtaaaaataaatgaagccaTGTTTGCTTTTACAAAGGTAAATACTGTCATCGTATCACAGGTGTATTCTACTGTACCTGAACAGACCCATGAACCTGAGCTTCTGGGTCACAGCGTAGTAAATCTTGTGGTGTGGGTACCAGTCATACACCTCCTTCCTCTTGGCCGTAGGGGGCTCCTGGAATAGCTGGACCACCTTCATAGATTTCGGGTCAGTTGGATGCACAACTTCTCCAAAGATCTGTGAGCTCAGTCTGGCCATCCGCAATGCATAGCTGGACAGGCCTGCCATCACTAATGAGCACAAGAAACACAGAGTTTGACATGTGACGAGTTTGGACAcgccttctcatttaatgtttttctttattttactactttctacatggtagatacaaactgaagacatcaaataagTCAAACAGGATATATGGAGTTAcgtagcaaagaaaaatgtgaaaaataactcTGAACACGTCATATCACAATGTAcagtttttgggtttctttgtgGTACAACTTATCTGTTTAATCAGCATGAAAGTTACATGAACGTAGCATGTGTAAAAGTATTCTACGTAAGTTTTTCTATGATTTTAAAAGAGCTGGTGATTCATCTTCATGGTAAGAAAGGACTGAAAATTTTGGGCTTTTATTTGGAGGAACAATGAGATGCTCGTGCTTGTCagggaacactggaccagctctgcATCCACTCAAAACATTCAAGGGCGTCTGGGTGTTTGCCCAActagcctgtgtgtgttttgtggatttGGAGCAAGCAtttgaccgtgtccctcggCTTCCAGAGTAGATCGAGCCTGTTGTTGCAGGGTCCAGTTCCCGTGAAAGTTTAGTCTGCGCTGCAAGCAAAAAGTCAGACTCATCTTCAGTGGGTTTTGGACTCTGCTGTTCTGCTCATAATATTTATGGACAGAAGTTCTAGTTTGCACTCAAGGGGTAATGTGAGAGtctagttcattaccaggcgtCTGGAGAAGTTGAAGGCATGTTGAggatagagcagggcgatatggccaaaaatatttatcacgatatatatttgaaaatttgcgataacgatataactgatgatataattgatgcgagacaaaatacaactccacaacattactagtgcaaaaagacaaccttccatttattttcacttaaacaagaagctggtttttatgtacattaaagctttataaaaatgtaacagtgcaaatgcaaattccttgtataatatccactgaagttaaaaagaggtgctacctgaaggagattaggaatctggagaactggtgccagaggaacaacctccttctaaacatcagtaagacaaaggagctgatagtggacttcagcactcactatattcttcatttccggttaatacttgtacagctgctgttattgtgtatatatttatttatatttagatttcttcatacattcttatatagttctatattgtgtattttgttgtacagttattttattttcaactttaatttatatattttatcttattctttcccagttaaatttacccttcattctaatttgtgttgtacagttatttcatttttaaccttaatttatattctattccttcctagttaaatttaccctttttaatttttcatatttatttcctatcttattcatagccttttccttttttgttttctttaggtcacgagcagttgtccaagcatttcactacatatcgtactgtgtatgactgtgtacgtgacaaataaaatttgaatttgaattaaactgcagtgtgcagtacgtatttttcggaccataaggtgcacgggattataaggcacattaagcgaaacaaagcagtcagataaatcaaactttattaaactcattcttcttgcttcctccacttctgtaccattgattcattaatgttgaattctctggcagctgctctattcccatgttgttgcagtatattaatgactaacctcgtattgtggatggattatctcagttgttcttctgactgaagtttggtccgtttacagcatcctgccatgcgattgcatttgtctctaaccatcaggaaccttcacgttaacttttttaagtggaaaagtgttagtgttcgtcctccagcttcactgtttatattatgctaacatagctgtgtcgctagcgatcacgtagcacatcattaataccagctagcccaacttcagtaaccctacaaacgtcactgctgtttagtttcctgtcttcatttatgttggaagtgatagcagagctgtacgtttgatttttttcagaaatctctcagtcagaacatgctatatcatgcttaggtaactagcgaaactagcgagctaacttccgctagcttcctgctaacttctaactccgttaaatgtaatacattttgttttcatggatgcctggaagttaaacttcatagtttcacctggtaaagcagcgatgctgatcgttttattaaagatgaaagaatatagacagtttttaactctcagtgatgctgcagtgttgtttgacctgaaggatatggagtttaggacccagattactcccagatttaatagcatcttagtccgacaatccggtaaccctaaccctaaccctatggcattactgagagttgaaaaactgtctaaagtctttcatctttcatctttaataaaatgatcagcgttctgctctaccaggtgtaacaattgagtttaacatccaggcatccatgaaaacggaatttatgacatttaacggagttagaagttagcatggagttagctcgctagcttctatctaaatacaatatagcatgtcctgactgcggggttttggaaacaaattaaaacgtacagctctgttatcacttccagcataaatgaagacagaaaactaaacagcagtgacgtttgtagggttactgaagttgggctagctgctatataatgatgtgctacgtgaccgctagcgacacagctatgttagcataatataaacaagctaactttttttccactcgataaaagttaatgtgagtgttctcggtggtcaggaacaaatgtaattgcatggcaggatgctgtaaaaggaccaaacttcagccagagaacaactgagataatccatccacaatacgaggttagtcattcatatactgctgcatgggctgggctgtagttacatcctaagggtttaaaaactgagcttaaataaatgattagcggtaataaaagccgagggaggtcaacagtggtcgctgactgttttaggagctttttgagatcaaatagaagaaaatacaaaacattaaacatgttaacaacacaaaagccatattaaacgcagactactttagacccggaagtaggattcgtcgcgtcatcactgaacaaccggataacgacggccgcttgcatgttctgcaaaaaaatgtgctttgttgtgtatctgacggacaaacaccaaaccagttccacatcactgaagttgcaccatttttacaaaccaattctggttcatctgtttcactcaacaatcggccatgtgcgtatgaaaacaaaggcactgcgcatgcgcgttttactcatattctatcgcgatatttcattttcctatcattgcctaacattataccggtattaccgtgaacggtataatatggcccagccctagttgagGAGGtcgtttagccatttaaatcagctgtgttggatcaaggacacgtctaaaacctgcaggacaccggccttaGAGGCCTagagttcccccacccctgctctacacgATGGTTTGGCTTCACCTTAGAGACAGGGTGAAAAGCTTGGTTATTCAGGAGGAGCTTGGAGTAGAGCTGTTACTCCACCACACTGAAAGGagtcagttgaggtggttcgagtatctgactaggatgcctccCTGACACCTCCTAGGTAAGGTGTTCTGGGTAGGTTTCACTGGAAGTAGATctcagggcagacccaggatacACAGAAGAGTAGATTTCTCAGATTTTTTGGAAATACCTTGGTGTCCCCCCAGGATAGCTAGAGAAGGTGGCTGAAGAGATGGAGCTCTGGGCGTCTCTAATATGTACTTATTGAGACATATAGCTGCATATGACTGGAATGCATACAGCAAGAACTGGTTTATTTTCCTCGCACTAATACACAATACGTAaaggaaacaataaaaagcacagTGAACATTCCTCCAAAAACATTTAACATACCATGTGCCGTAGTATAGCTAGCCTTCTCCCTGATGCTAATGTAATAACTAGCTATGCCAGCCTGACATTCAAGGGTTAATAAAGATCAGCAGGTTTTGGCCTGAACTGGAAAATGCAGCGTTAGCATCTAAATGATCTGAGACAATTGAGTCGGTCGTGTTGATTATTGCTGTAAATTATGAGAAAGTAcaatttttcctctctctgctaAAGGAGCTAATAAAGGAAACATATGTTAGAGCTGTTTCTTATAGTTTATAAACTGTATAATATgctgtattatttaatttagtccAGCCTGTTCTGGTCTTGGAGAAACGGCATCATTTCCATAGAAATGAATAAAGAATTCTGATTGAAGCACCATTGCTtatcatttcaaatatttaactGCAGGTCACGTCACTCACAGAGCACAGTGGAGTACACATAcactggtttgtcggtagcagctcctgaaacatctgttcgaccaacacCAGTTGATCTAAGCGCCAGTTAATCTGGAACACCGGTAAACCCAGGAGTCCGGCGGCGTAGATTTACATAAACTCGCTAAATCCAGATTATAAACTATGTTAACTTATCAAAGTGCGTTCGTGGGTCCGTATAATTCAGTTAGCAAGGTTCGTTGTATTGCAGATTTAGAACTATTAGTAATTATATATTAGCACGTTTTTAGTTACTTTGGGTCAGCTGGGATAAATTATACCGGGAGGCCGCCGAAGTGAGTTAGACTGGATCACTGAACAGCAGGTAAATATGAGAAGTAGGGTTTCTGATGCTGCAGTCACAGGACGATCTGTTAACACTGTTCTGTGTTTGAACAGGAGGAAGCAGCTCGTGTCTGTGAGCTGCTGTGAGCAGACGAACAGCTTCATGACAGTGAAATTAATTCTTACCGCAGCTGCGCACGGCGTTGTTTCCCGAATCTGTCTGTAGCCTCTGCTTCAGGTAACAGGTAACAGTGCACACGTTCAACTAACCGTAACCTTCACCAGAGACGGTGCATCACGCGTGACACATGCTCCGTGGAGCTGATTGGCTTGTTCCTCTTACTTCCTGTTTATGCGACTCTGTGTGAATTACACATATCTATCGTTGGAACAATTAGTAGTTTTTATTACACATATGTGTACCCGTTAGCCGTCATTAAATTCTCGAAAACACCATCCTAGAAAACAGTATCCTAGTCGATATATTCTAATTTATCTACGCATACACCAATGCGTTTACGCAATCAAAGCGGAAGTCCGTCCCTGTTAATAGTTCCGTGGATGTGACAGGTATAGGCAAAGTTCCGCTTAAATGCAGCTGTTCGCTTATAAGTGCAGGAGGCGCTGATTTTTAATTTGGCTTGGTAATAATGAGACGGAATTGGTTTGAAATACACTGTTGGGTTTCACTCAGAATTTCCAATGTACCTGCCTTCACATCTAAGGATATTCTTTACTTTATGGACAATCTGGATTCTGAAATCTCAGATGTTGTCAATTTTGTAATAGTGCTGTGTaagttttttattcatttatgtaaGTGGAAGAATGCCTCTCCTATGTTTACCGTCTTCTTGAATTACTTTTGTCAATATTTTAAGTCACTTAAGCTTATTTcaaatatgaacaaaaaaacTGCTGTACTATGCTGTAAAATCACAAAATACTTGCTATTCTAATTTTCCTGCCTGTGTCAAAAGGTCTATGTTCCTTATTACTTTATCCTagaaacttttattttctcaCTGTAAAGTTATGATGACTTGCTTCACCATCTTTATAATGTAAATTGTTACAATTCTGGTCTGTTTCCTTGACTTGTTTTGTATATGAAAAtttctttcaataaaaaaaaataataataatgagacgGAAGCATTTCAAAACAACATTTAGCCCACGTGTTCTGCAGCACATAATTCAATCAATTACTCTTTACTGACACACTTTACGTCCATcgttaaaaaaaccaaacaacaaaaaacacaacatataaacttaataaaaaaataaagtattagTAAAGCTGGTATAGCTGGTAAGGGCGCGCTAGCATCATATTAAATATCCTGTGGATTAAGAATGAGACTCAAGTTTATATTCATGTGCAGACAGATGAATGAATACTTCTGACAACATACTGTAGCAAACCTGTCCAACACTAAAGGTGCTTTCTAAAAGTCTCATTTTGCAGCACTTTTATCTATGCTTAACActttttctgacacacacacacacacacacacacacacacacacacacacacacacacacacacacacacacacacacacacaggcacaaattGGGTTTAATTTGcgcctgtataaataaaaaactgtaaattcaTAATGATATTTTAATAACATTGTTTTGTGACATTTCATTAATACCTTTCTATTCAACATATCTTTGCTATTTACTTTCTTTCTGTCATTCCTTTTCACACAATCTCGAGTGTTTGCGTTCCTGACTGTTAAGTTCTTTGTATTtagttatttgtattttctCCAGCAGTAAAGCTGTTGTTAAGTTCAGTCCAGCTTGAGAGGTATTTGGGTCCTAACCTGCCTGGCGTTTAAGACGTTTAAGGTAGGTGCATGGGACCCATGGCTCAGTGCTCTATgggaccacagtgcacacgtgtGCTTGAACCTGCCAACAGAGTCGCTTTACTGTAGTCACATTCACTCAGCCAGTCCAGAGTGGAGCACAACCAGCAATAGTGCAGTGTATAGTAGTGTAAGAATGCATGAGACAGTGTCATCAGTAGCACACTTGGAAAAGATGCTTTTGCAAACGTTTGTCTAAGAGCCGTGCGTTACACAgaacctttttttatttactgtggTTGAATATGAGTTATTGAATAAAAAGCTCATCTACAGTACCAGCATCATGGTTTTGATGTTAGACTGTAAAAGTCTTGGTGACCTGAAGTGTTTTCACGTCTGAAAATAGacttaaattaaaatgtaccaagGTAAAGCAAGGCTTTCATGTCAGACAGCTCTGTCATAAAGCTACTCACCTGTCAAATAATATGTGCATCCAGCCTTTACATTACAGCCTTTACATTACTTGTGGCTGAAGAAAGCTGTGCTTGTTTCATCTCATGGCAAAGTGTATTTATCTCTCTCTGAAGGCATTTTCGTCTCATGTTAACAaagactgcagatgagcaaGCTGAGGGGCCAGCAGCTTGTTTCTGGTGGTTTGTGCATGCTCGTTGTGGATAAACTGCCACTCTGTGACTGAACTGATGGAAGGTATGGTGCCTACTGTTCTGAGATCAGTTAGACCAGCTACAGTTGATGGCAAAATTATTAGCCCCCGTTATGAAATTAGACAGCACTCTTGATTTCAGTGTGAAAATGACCATTAACAACAAGTCTTTGTTTTGTATAGTGTGTCTGCTTCCAAAATAAATATGTCCACTAAGTTtaattacaatattttattgatacaccaaactgaaaaaagggcaaaaatgaaacatccaaAATTATTAGCCCCATGGCCATTAATAGTCAATACTGTACCCTTTCTGAGCCACAACTGACAACAATCTCTTAGAGTAGGTCTTTACAAGGTTGGCACAGGTCTCCTGAGGGATTTTGGCCTATTCCTCCATTGCAAACTGTTCTAGCTGCTCCAAATTGAATGGTCCACTCCAGGATCTTGGTTTTGGTATCCTTGAGGAACTGTTGGACTAATTTTGATGCatgctttgggtcattgtctTGCTGGAAGACCCAGCGATGACCTAAGCCTAGACTATGAGCAGATTTCTGCAAATTCTCCTTCAAAATGTCAAcataatttcttttttcatgatGTCATGCAACCAAACAAGGCTTCCTGTGCCCGAGGCGCCAAAACAGCCTCACAGCATGATGTTCCCAACTGTGctcctgggccctgtttcaggaagccggtttagaaaactcagagtgaaaaacgatactcagggttgagtaaccccgaactgtccaactcggaatattcggtttcagaaaggctgataacaattagttcagtcaacgcggagttgctttaaccccaagttaagcgcgcgcacgaggatacataaagccctgattagtggagcacagattaagcgagtcaccatggagacggagggaaagaaggcgcggtcaatgtatttcacagcgcttgaggccgaaattctgatggcagcatatgctgataacatgcaaattttgcggaaaaaaagtaacacagcctcagctgcaaaagaaagagagcatgcatggcaaaacatagccgacagagtcaatgcgtgagtgttaatttaaacattgatcgagggatttccacccatttaacacgttatcttattatattttattttattttttatttcatacattttattttgtgatgtgatgtgagcgcaggtgcaacccaacaggccccaaacgttcctggcagcaagtaaaaatgaaatataaaaatatagtccaaacaggtgaggtgtaattgtattatgagccatagtgcttggtctgtttgtcccatgtaaatcaattgcagttagaggctacattaattttctgtctgtaagcacttattgaaattatctgagcacattacaagtacatatttgcttactctgtatgctcaaatgtggcccgttatagccaacagaaaaaaagcggaggcccgaaaaacaggtgggggtcctccaccaccaccactcacagaggctgagcagttggcttccacatttgtgataatgttggcagcatcacatatgatcttcacagtgcagagaacacaaattagcatctattactataatgaaataatttgttagtttgaaatgctacagggaactatgtacctgtacattaatgctgtggaaagacttcctgttcacatagtctccttcatttactgaaggagcaatgattggaatgtgagtgccatctatacagccaatcacgcctgggaaccgtgagaataaatgtaaaatttaagtagtagttcaaatatcaccacatcatgaattaagtttcgttcatcctgctacctgcaattttgtggaatccctctttgataaatcttgtgggtctatgaccggggaacaccacaaacgagtgcaggagacgtttcagtgcaactgtaacattcctcactgcccgacagacggtagccttggaaacgtgctcagcgtcaccaatattatacagaaagctcccgtttgcaaaaaaccgaagtgcgatacaaataatatgtacagaactgagaggatgtccgcgatgtgtcacatgagcaatattaggcctgaggatgtt
The Astatotilapia calliptera chromosome 17, fAstCal1.2, whole genome shotgun sequence genome window above contains:
- the mrps33 gene encoding small ribosomal subunit protein mS33 — translated: MAGLSSYALRMARLSSQIFGEVVHPTDPKSMKVVQLFQEPPTAKRKEVYDWYPHHKIYYAVTQKLRFMGLFRDEHEDFKEEMRRLRKLRGKGTPKKGEGKRAGKKK